One window from the genome of Pseudonocardia hierapolitana encodes:
- a CDS encoding gas vesicle protein GvpG: protein MGLLTGLLGLPLAPVRGVVWLAEQIRDHAEEQYYDPVRIRAELDRVDEARRSGELSEQECAELEDELLQRLMAGRRASGGSGADHG from the coding sequence GTGGGACTGCTGACCGGTCTGCTCGGCCTGCCGCTGGCGCCCGTCCGGGGCGTCGTGTGGCTGGCCGAGCAGATCCGCGACCACGCGGAGGAGCAGTACTACGACCCGGTCCGGATCCGCGCCGAGCTGGACCGGGTCGACGAGGCCCGCCGCAGCGGTGAGCTCTCCGAGCAGGAATGCGCGGAGCTGGAGGACGAGCTGCTGCAGCGTCTGATGGCCGGTCGGCGGGCGTCCGGCGGTTCTGGAGCCGATCATGGCTGA
- a CDS encoding gas vesicle protein, whose product MADDEQATPRRKRRARTGDSGPEQGEETVRDEGAAEGDEQDDGEQEPGEQEHDGSAIPAPAAARRAARYIAEFTGRHPESVISVERHDGDWQVGVEVVETHRIPDTTDVLATYEVRLDGDGSLVSYRRTRRYARGQLDKECR is encoded by the coding sequence ATGGCTGATGACGAGCAGGCGACACCACGCCGCAAACGGCGCGCGCGGACCGGGGACAGCGGCCCGGAGCAGGGCGAGGAGACCGTGCGGGACGAGGGTGCCGCGGAGGGCGACGAGCAGGACGACGGCGAGCAGGAACCCGGCGAGCAGGAACACGACGGAAGTGCCATCCCTGCCCCGGCGGCGGCGCGCAGGGCCGCGCGGTACATCGCGGAGTTCACCGGCCGGCATCCCGAGAGCGTCATCTCGGTCGAGCGTCACGACGGTGACTGGCAGGTCGGCGTCGAGGTCGTCGAGACGCACCGCATCCCGGACACGACCGACGTCCTCGCGACCTACGAGGTGCGCCTCGACGGCGACGGCAGCCTCGTCTCCTACCGCCGAACGCGCCGCTACGCGCGAGGACAGCTGGACAAGGAGTGCCGATGA
- a CDS encoding gas vesicle protein, whose amino-acid sequence MTSGGLTTPNRARQPDHRQESTNLADILERVLDKGIVIAGDIRVNLLDIELLTIKIRLLVASVDKAREIGIDWWEHDPTLSIGKRDLAEENKALRERIAALEAGRPEHDGAGARRDGADD is encoded by the coding sequence ATGACCTCGGGCGGACTGACCACACCCAACCGCGCCCGTCAGCCGGACCACCGTCAGGAGTCGACGAACCTCGCCGACATCCTGGAGCGCGTGCTGGACAAGGGGATCGTGATCGCCGGGGACATCCGGGTGAACCTGCTCGACATCGAGCTGCTGACGATCAAGATCCGGTTGCTCGTCGCGTCCGTCGACAAGGCGCGTGAGATCGGCATCGACTGGTGGGAGCACGATCCGACGCTGAGCATCGGCAAGCGGGACCTGGCCGAGGAGAACAAGGCGCTGCGGGAGCGGATCGCCGCCCTCGAGGCGGGCCGGCCCGAGCACGACGGAGCCGGCGCCCGGCGGGACGGTGCCGATGACTGA
- a CDS encoding GvpL/GvpF family gas vesicle protein produces the protein MTDTLVYLYAVADAADAQDHAISGVEGAPVRRVVADGLAAVVSSVDAERFGEEALRRSLEDLQWLEKVARSHHEVVASLARSGPVAPVRMATVYLDDQNVRALLHDRASALHRALDRVRGRSEWGVKAYAVPAPEADDRDEADGAKPGTSYLMRRRSERDRAAGGLRAAVEAADAVHRVISDLADATRRYEPQDPRLSGRREQMVLNAAYLVDEAGAAAVRRLVEDRDVPELRLELTGPWAPYSFATLEEP, from the coding sequence ATGACTGACACCCTCGTGTACCTCTACGCCGTCGCGGACGCCGCCGACGCCCAGGACCATGCGATCTCCGGCGTGGAGGGGGCGCCGGTGCGCCGTGTCGTCGCCGACGGCCTCGCCGCCGTGGTCAGCTCGGTCGACGCCGAGCGGTTCGGCGAGGAGGCGCTGCGACGCAGCCTGGAGGACCTGCAGTGGCTGGAGAAGGTGGCACGCTCGCACCACGAGGTGGTCGCCTCCCTCGCGCGATCCGGCCCCGTCGCGCCCGTGCGGATGGCGACGGTCTACCTCGACGACCAGAACGTCCGCGCACTCCTGCACGACCGCGCCTCCGCGTTGCACCGGGCACTGGACCGGGTCCGCGGGCGGAGCGAGTGGGGGGTGAAGGCCTACGCCGTGCCCGCCCCTGAGGCCGATGACCGGGACGAGGCCGACGGTGCCAAGCCCGGAACGTCCTACCTGATGCGACGGCGGTCCGAACGCGACCGCGCGGCAGGCGGGCTCCGGGCCGCGGTGGAGGCGGCGGATGCGGTGCACCGGGTGATCTCGGACCTCGCCGACGCCACCCGCCGTTACGAGCCGCAGGACCCGAGGCTGTCCGGTCGCCGCGAGCAGATGGTGCTCAACGCCGCGTACCTCGTCGACGAGGCCGGGGCCGCGGCCGTGCGGCGGCTCGTCGAGGACCGTGACGTGCCGGAGCTGCGCCTGGAGCTGACCGGGCCGTGGGCCCCGTACTCCTTCGCCACCCTGGAGGAACCGTGA
- a CDS encoding gas vesicle protein, producing the protein MTVVADRDVALVDLLDRLLAGGVVISGDITISLAEVDLVHVSLRALISSVQTLVEP; encoded by the coding sequence GTGACGGTCGTGGCCGACCGCGACGTCGCACTCGTCGACCTGCTGGACCGGCTGCTCGCCGGCGGCGTCGTGATCAGCGGGGACATCACCATCTCGCTGGCCGAGGTCGATCTGGTGCACGTCTCGCTCCGCGCCCTGATCAGCTCCGTGCAGACCCTGGTGGAACCGTGA
- a CDS encoding gas vesicle protein K, with the protein MTSVPERLELDPEAVGRDLGRLVLTIVELVRQLMERQALRRVEAGDLPEETVERLGLGLMRLDEAMADLREHFGLRAEDLNIDLGPLGNLLPRQHE; encoded by the coding sequence GTGACCAGCGTCCCGGAGCGGCTCGAGCTCGACCCGGAGGCCGTCGGCCGCGACCTGGGCAGGCTCGTCCTCACCATCGTCGAGCTCGTTCGCCAGCTGATGGAGCGGCAGGCGCTCCGACGGGTCGAGGCCGGTGACCTGCCGGAGGAGACCGTCGAGCGGCTCGGGCTCGGCCTCATGCGGCTGGACGAGGCCATGGCCGACCTGCGGGAGCACTTCGGGCTGCGGGCCGAGGACCTCAACATCGACCTCGGCCCGCTGGGAAACCTCCTGCCCCGGCAGCACGAGTGA
- a CDS encoding STAS domain-containing protein: protein MHVDDKRTATGTASGAGLTMTLDRRYEHARVLRLRGVLTGDSAAAVRDAVIAQLALVPAVVVLDLTGVTFVDRGGAEGLWCVAERAERADIDLRLVASGPAWMHLSTGGLLALGGVYPTVEEALRASGG, encoded by the coding sequence GTGCACGTCGACGACAAACGCACCGCGACCGGAACGGCGTCCGGCGCCGGGTTGACCATGACGCTCGACCGGAGGTACGAGCACGCCCGGGTCCTGCGCCTGCGCGGAGTCCTGACAGGTGATTCCGCGGCGGCTGTGCGGGACGCGGTCATCGCGCAGCTGGCTCTGGTCCCCGCCGTCGTGGTCCTCGACCTGACCGGGGTCACGTTCGTCGATCGGGGCGGCGCAGAGGGCCTGTGGTGCGTGGCGGAGCGCGCCGAGAGGGCGGACATCGACCTGCGGCTCGTCGCGTCCGGGCCGGCGTGGATGCACCTGTCCACCGGCGGGCTGCTCGCTCTCGGAGGCGTGTACCCGACGGTCGAGGAGGCGCTTCGCGCGTCGGGCGGCTGA
- a CDS encoding GlsB/YeaQ/YmgE family stress response membrane protein: MTITGIISALLVGIVVGALGRLVVPGKQHIPIWLTIVVGIVAAFIGTALARSLGMPTTTDGIDWLELIVQVVIAAIGVALVAGMYGRRRSRFGLRG; the protein is encoded by the coding sequence ATGACCATCACCGGCATCATCAGCGCGCTACTCGTCGGGATCGTCGTCGGCGCACTCGGCCGACTGGTCGTACCGGGCAAGCAGCACATTCCGATCTGGCTCACGATCGTGGTCGGAATCGTGGCCGCCTTCATCGGCACCGCCCTGGCCAGGTCGCTCGGCATGCCGACCACGACGGATGGCATCGACTGGCTGGAGCTGATCGTGCAGGTGGTGATCGCGGCCATCGGCGTGGCGTTGGTGGCAGGCATGTACGGCCGCCGTCGATCCCGCTTCGGCCTCAGGGGCTGA
- a CDS encoding ParA family protein, translating to MVERSTEQERDFALARVIAIVNDKGGVGKTSIAANLAGQFAGAGYRCLLIDLNRQANLADDLGYRDSDADDQGAGLLGSVLAGTPLVPAADVRPKLDVVCGGARLEDLTPIMVSRLQHRGRRAFRVLGDVLAPIATDYEVVFIDCPPESTILSDLALAAARWVLMPTKSDVGGLVGMTLVAERFALAQEINPRLGLLGVVLFATGTRSRAIHSEARAAIDTAFGGNSPRFETTIRHAERTAQDARRLGKLAHELEIEAAAQPAWWEALRSGVRAPRVSATAASVAGDYRALGVEVLTALQAAEEAERADAPDSTAGPA from the coding sequence ATGGTCGAGCGCTCGACGGAGCAGGAACGCGATTTCGCGTTGGCGCGTGTCATCGCGATCGTCAACGACAAGGGCGGCGTCGGTAAGACGTCGATCGCCGCGAACCTCGCGGGCCAGTTCGCCGGCGCGGGTTACCGCTGCCTGCTCATCGATCTCAATCGGCAGGCGAACCTGGCCGACGACCTCGGTTACCGCGACTCCGACGCCGACGACCAGGGTGCGGGGCTGCTGGGCAGCGTCCTCGCCGGCACGCCTCTCGTCCCGGCGGCGGACGTGCGCCCGAAGCTGGACGTGGTGTGCGGGGGAGCGCGGCTCGAAGACCTGACGCCGATCATGGTCTCGCGCCTGCAGCACCGCGGGCGTAGGGCGTTCCGGGTGCTCGGCGACGTGCTCGCCCCGATCGCGACCGACTACGAGGTCGTGTTCATCGACTGCCCGCCGGAGTCGACGATCCTGTCCGACCTGGCGCTGGCCGCGGCCCGCTGGGTGCTGATGCCGACGAAGTCCGACGTCGGCGGCCTCGTGGGCATGACCCTCGTCGCGGAGCGGTTCGCCCTCGCCCAGGAGATCAATCCGCGGCTGGGCCTGCTCGGGGTGGTCCTCTTCGCGACCGGCACGCGCTCGCGCGCGATCCACAGCGAGGCGCGAGCGGCGATCGACACGGCGTTCGGTGGCAACTCGCCGCGGTTCGAGACGACCATCCGGCACGCGGAGCGAACCGCCCAGGACGCGCGTCGTCTCGGCAAGCTCGCCCATGAGCTCGAGATCGAGGCTGCGGCCCAACCGGCGTGGTGGGAGGCGCTGCGGTCGGGCGTCCGGGCGCCACGGGTCTCGGCGACCGCCGCGAGCGTCGCGGGCGACTACCGCGCCCTGGGGGTGGAGGTGCTCACCGCGCTGCAGGCCGCCGAGGAGGCCGAGCGGGCCGATGCTCCGGACAGCACAGCGGGCCCGGCATGA
- a CDS encoding PadR family transcriptional regulator: MEVRDRRHVDLLLLAAATEGPASGRELIDLVRERSDGIFVLSLRIVVREVHRLTNERLMRVTGNGRVRRYAVTPLGQRVLAMRRREWEALSHGLDGVLGAADDIDRGRPTRAE; encoded by the coding sequence GTGGAGGTTCGCGACCGCCGGCACGTCGACCTGCTCCTGCTCGCGGCGGCGACCGAGGGGCCGGCGAGCGGGCGCGAGCTGATCGATCTCGTCCGCGAGCGGAGCGATGGGATCTTCGTGCTGTCCCTGCGCATCGTCGTCCGCGAGGTGCACCGGCTCACGAACGAGCGGCTGATGCGGGTCACGGGGAACGGAAGGGTTCGCCGCTACGCGGTGACGCCACTCGGGCAGCGGGTCCTCGCGATGCGACGCCGCGAATGGGAGGCGCTGTCCCACGGGCTCGACGGTGTGCTCGGCGCAGCCGACGACATCGACCGCGGACGTCCCACGCGTGCCGAGTAG
- a CDS encoding DUF2182 domain-containing protein has protein sequence MSAASVPVRSGRLPTVLVLLAVAALCWVVVVQLMGGAHERDDPGALGFFVGIWVLMMAAMMLPSVWPTVLVYQRLQAARRERGEHGVPMGPCLLVVGYLAAWTAAGLVGFAILQVGRSMQVDALSWDRGGPLLTGGVIVAAAVYQLTPLKDVCLRHCRGPFSFLLEHWRPGSLGAARMGVRHGVWCIGCCWALMASLFALGIMSIPWMVVIATFIGAEKLLPWRRTATGAVTVALLVLGIAVALVPERVPWLMTPSGGMHGTTTPEMVPEMEMPT, from the coding sequence ATGAGCGCGGCGTCGGTCCCCGTCAGGTCGGGGCGCCTGCCGACGGTCCTGGTGCTGCTGGCGGTCGCCGCGCTCTGCTGGGTCGTCGTGGTGCAGCTGATGGGCGGTGCGCACGAACGCGACGATCCGGGCGCGCTCGGCTTCTTCGTCGGGATCTGGGTCCTGATGATGGCCGCGATGATGCTCCCGTCGGTCTGGCCGACGGTGCTCGTGTACCAGCGTCTGCAGGCCGCGCGGCGCGAGCGCGGGGAGCACGGCGTCCCGATGGGGCCGTGCCTGCTCGTCGTCGGCTACCTCGCTGCATGGACCGCTGCCGGACTCGTCGGCTTCGCGATCCTCCAAGTGGGACGATCGATGCAGGTCGACGCGCTGAGCTGGGACCGTGGCGGGCCGCTGCTGACGGGCGGGGTGATCGTCGCGGCCGCTGTCTACCAGCTCACCCCGCTGAAGGACGTTTGCCTGCGCCATTGCCGCGGGCCGTTCAGCTTCCTGCTCGAGCATTGGCGCCCGGGGTCACTCGGCGCTGCACGGATGGGTGTGCGACACGGCGTCTGGTGCATCGGCTGCTGCTGGGCACTGATGGCATCGCTGTTCGCGCTCGGGATCATGAGCATTCCGTGGATGGTCGTGATCGCCACCTTCATCGGGGCGGAGAAGCTGCTGCCGTGGCGCCGAACCGCCACGGGCGCCGTGACCGTCGCGCTGCTGGTGCTCGGCATCGCAGTGGCTCTCGTTCCCGAACGGGTGCCTTGGCTCATGACGCCCTCCGGCGGGATGCACGGGACCACGACGCCGGAGATGGTGCCTGAGATGGAGATGCCGACATGA
- a CDS encoding DUF1326 domain-containing protein: MTWSIRGRYFENCSCDMPCPCTISLDAGADKERCNAVLVFHVDTGEVDGVDVSDRTVVAVVDSPQVMADGNWKLGLVVDERTSDDQLQKLGAVFGGELGGPMEALGPLVGEMLGVERMRIEVSEGNGNHRLTAGDAVEVDVDDVVPFGVENGQPVRLVDVFHPAGNELTVAKGRSRVGVLGLEWNQEATSGFSAPFSWSG, encoded by the coding sequence ATGACCTGGTCCATTCGCGGTCGCTACTTCGAGAACTGTTCGTGCGACATGCCCTGCCCATGCACCATCTCCTTGGACGCGGGCGCCGACAAGGAACGCTGCAACGCGGTGCTCGTCTTCCACGTGGACACCGGCGAGGTCGACGGTGTTGACGTCAGCGACCGGACCGTCGTGGCGGTGGTCGACAGCCCGCAGGTCATGGCCGACGGCAACTGGAAGCTCGGGCTGGTGGTGGACGAGCGCACTTCCGACGACCAGCTCCAGAAGCTGGGCGCCGTGTTCGGCGGTGAGTTGGGCGGCCCGATGGAGGCGCTCGGCCCGTTGGTCGGCGAGATGCTCGGCGTGGAGCGGATGCGCATCGAAGTCAGCGAAGGGAACGGGAACCACCGGCTGACCGCCGGAGACGCTGTCGAGGTCGACGTCGACGACGTCGTCCCGTTCGGCGTCGAGAACGGGCAACCGGTCAGGCTCGTCGACGTCTTCCACCCCGCCGGCAACGAGCTCACCGTGGCGAAGGGCCGTTCGCGGGTCGGGGTCCTCGGCCTCGAATGGAACCAGGAGGCGACGTCGGGTTTCTCCGCACCATTCTCCTGGTCCGGCTAG
- a CDS encoding MBL fold metallo-hydrolase produces MDVLDSYTGHVDPGGAAIRRDLESLSITKISVGPMDNNAYLLVCRATNEALLIDAANEPDRLADLVGADDGRPELNHLVTTHRHHDHWQALGAVAGMFQTRQIAHPLDAPELPIPMDELVEHGDTVRFGEIELEVVHLRGHTSGSIALVYRDPAPGGYPHLFTGDSLFPGGHGKTATTEDHVQLMDDLEERIFGPLPDETWFYPGHGDDSTLGAERPHLGEWRERGW; encoded by the coding sequence GTGGACGTCCTCGACAGCTACACCGGCCATGTCGACCCGGGCGGCGCTGCCATCCGCCGCGACCTCGAGTCCCTCAGCATCACCAAGATCTCCGTGGGCCCGATGGACAACAACGCCTACCTCCTGGTGTGCCGCGCCACGAACGAGGCGCTGCTGATCGACGCCGCGAACGAGCCGGACCGGCTCGCCGACCTCGTCGGTGCCGACGACGGCCGCCCCGAGCTGAACCACCTGGTCACCACGCACCGCCACCACGACCACTGGCAGGCCCTCGGCGCCGTGGCCGGGATGTTCCAGACCCGCCAGATCGCCCACCCCCTCGACGCCCCCGAGCTGCCGATCCCGATGGACGAGCTGGTGGAGCACGGCGACACGGTCCGCTTCGGCGAGATCGAGCTCGAGGTGGTGCACCTGCGCGGCCACACCTCCGGCTCTATCGCCCTCGTCTACCGCGACCCGGCGCCCGGCGGGTACCCGCACCTGTTCACCGGCGACTCCCTCTTCCCCGGCGGCCACGGGAAGACGGCCACCACCGAGGACCACGTCCAGCTCATGGACGACCTGGAGGAGCGGATCTTCGGGCCGCTCCCGGACGAGACGTGGTTCTACCCCGGCCACGGCGACGACTCGACCCTCGGAGCCGAGCGACCGCACCTCGGAGAGTGGCGGGAGCGAGGCTGGTGA
- a CDS encoding ABC transporter substrate-binding protein — protein sequence MDPHPLTRRRLLGLFGAAASVPVLSACGSSVGGSDGGGATGGGGGTVKVGLVVPQSGVYAALGTDMQRGWQLWLDQNGGKFGDFAVETVVADEGETPQTGVPAVQKVLQSDGVDVVVGLVNSATALGVRDAITEARKLLIVTNAGAEDVTGARRTPYIWRTSFTNGQISAAMGTHLAESGFSEGVYAIAPDYAAGSEVISHFKRAFEAGGGRVVGEVKTPFGTTSDYQPFLTGIQDSGARATFCFFSGSEAITFVRQYAQFGLAGSIPLYGSGFLTEGNVLPQQGDAALGVQNTLHYSDQLDNPANKAFVDAYTTAHGEAPSCFSMATFDAANVLDRALRGATALDGDALSGALGGIGTVDDSPRGPWTFENQTPRQNIYLRKVENVGGTLVNAVVQDLGPQSQPAAV from the coding sequence ATGGATCCCCACCCACTCACCCGACGACGTCTCCTCGGTCTTTTCGGTGCGGCCGCATCCGTGCCGGTGCTCTCGGCGTGCGGCAGCAGCGTCGGGGGCTCCGACGGCGGGGGCGCCACCGGCGGTGGCGGAGGCACGGTCAAGGTCGGCCTCGTCGTGCCGCAGTCGGGCGTCTACGCCGCGCTCGGCACGGACATGCAGCGCGGGTGGCAGCTCTGGCTGGACCAGAACGGCGGCAAGTTCGGCGATTTCGCCGTGGAGACCGTGGTCGCCGACGAGGGCGAGACCCCGCAGACGGGCGTGCCCGCGGTGCAGAAGGTGCTGCAGAGCGACGGTGTCGACGTGGTCGTCGGCCTGGTCAACTCGGCCACCGCGCTCGGGGTGCGGGACGCCATCACCGAGGCGCGCAAGCTGCTGATCGTCACCAACGCGGGCGCCGAGGACGTCACCGGTGCCCGCCGGACCCCGTACATCTGGCGCACGTCGTTCACCAACGGCCAGATCTCCGCCGCGATGGGCACTCACCTCGCCGAGTCGGGCTTCTCGGAGGGCGTCTACGCGATCGCACCCGACTACGCGGCGGGCAGCGAGGTGATCTCGCACTTCAAGCGGGCGTTCGAGGCCGGCGGCGGGCGCGTGGTCGGCGAGGTGAAGACGCCGTTCGGCACCACATCGGACTACCAGCCGTTCCTCACCGGGATCCAGGACTCCGGGGCGCGGGCCACGTTCTGCTTCTTCTCCGGCTCCGAGGCGATCACGTTCGTGCGCCAGTACGCGCAGTTCGGGCTGGCCGGGTCGATCCCGCTCTACGGCTCGGGCTTCCTCACCGAGGGGAACGTGCTGCCCCAGCAGGGCGACGCCGCCCTGGGCGTGCAGAACACGCTGCACTACAGCGACCAGCTGGACAACCCGGCCAACAAGGCGTTCGTCGACGCCTACACCACGGCCCACGGCGAGGCGCCGAGCTGCTTCTCGATGGCCACCTTCGACGCGGCCAACGTGCTCGACCGGGCGCTGCGCGGCGCCACCGCGCTCGACGGCGACGCCCTCTCCGGCGCGCTCGGCGGCATCGGGACGGTCGACGACAGCCCGCGCGGCCCGTGGACGTTCGAGAACCAGACGCCGCGGCAGAACATCTACCTGCGCAAGGTCGAGAACGTCGGCGGCACGCTGGTGAACGCCGTGGTGCAGGATCTCGGCCCGCAGAGCCAGCCAGCGGCGGTCTGA
- a CDS encoding branched-chain amino acid ABC transporter permease, with the protein MLVSVLNGLAIGFLLFILAVGLSIVFGMMDVLNLAHGALFLGGAYLGAALSGSWGGFLAALGIAAVGGLLAGALLSLMTGPLRRRSHLDQALLTLGVAFVVAELLIIAFGDDPLSAAAPPALDGSVTVFGAVYPAYRLVLIGVGAVLAVAVYLVVERTRVGALVRATVADRDMVATLGIDNRLVTTAVFAVGSLLATTAGVLGGPIYGARPGLDATVLILALVVVVIGGLGSVRGALVGALIIGQVDTLGRMLLPELASFVLFAALALVLVLRPQGLFGGPAAVGAR; encoded by the coding sequence ATGCTCGTCTCGGTCCTCAACGGGCTCGCCATCGGGTTCCTGCTGTTCATCCTCGCGGTCGGGTTGTCGATCGTGTTCGGGATGATGGACGTGCTCAACCTCGCCCACGGCGCGCTCTTCCTCGGCGGGGCGTACCTGGGCGCCGCGCTCTCCGGGAGCTGGGGCGGCTTCCTCGCGGCGCTCGGGATCGCCGCGGTGGGCGGGCTCCTCGCCGGGGCGCTGCTGTCGCTGATGACCGGGCCGCTGCGCAGGCGCTCGCACCTGGACCAGGCGCTGCTCACGCTCGGGGTGGCGTTCGTCGTGGCCGAGCTGCTGATCATCGCCTTCGGGGACGACCCGCTGTCGGCGGCGGCCCCGCCCGCGCTGGACGGCTCGGTGACGGTGTTCGGCGCGGTGTACCCGGCCTACCGGCTCGTGCTGATCGGCGTCGGGGCGGTGCTGGCGGTCGCGGTGTACCTGGTGGTCGAGCGCACGCGGGTCGGCGCGCTGGTGCGCGCCACCGTCGCCGATCGGGACATGGTGGCCACGCTCGGCATCGACAACCGCCTCGTCACCACCGCCGTGTTCGCCGTCGGGTCGCTGCTCGCCACCACCGCGGGTGTGCTCGGCGGGCCGATCTACGGCGCCCGGCCGGGCCTCGACGCCACCGTGCTCATCCTGGCGCTCGTGGTCGTCGTGATCGGCGGACTCGGCTCGGTGCGGGGCGCGCTGGTCGGGGCGCTGATCATCGGGCAGGTCGACACGCTCGGCCGGATGCTCCTGCCCGAGCTGGCCTCCTTCGTACTGTTCGCGGCGCTCGCACTGGTGCTGGTGCTGCGGCCGCAGGGCCTGTTCGGCGGGCCGGCGGCGGTGGGCGCCCGGTGA
- a CDS encoding branched-chain amino acid ABC transporter permease has translation MTAVEAPAVPGGAAAVTPRAPRGRAWLGAVAVVAVLAAVPLFLAPFATTTLTRILVFALFAVSLDLLVGVTGLPSLGHAAYFGAGAYAAGWVSIHVTAEAPVPLLVGAAVGAVAAALTGWITVRSAGVFFLMLTLAIGEVVQQLGNAWDSVTGGANGLTGIPSVRVAGAPLANAGFTYWYVLAVFLLGFALVWLVARSPFGAALRGIRDNEPRMRAIGYPTSLYKYAVFVLAGGVAGLAGSLLAAQARFVALPDMGFVTAAFALLAVVIGGAGSLWGACLGAALVIVVRDALGPSLGGHGTLLLGAVFVLVVYVLPRGAAGIRLRRRRSS, from the coding sequence GTGACGGCCGTGGAGGCGCCCGCTGTTCCGGGCGGCGCGGCGGCGGTCACCCCGCGGGCGCCGCGGGGCCGGGCCTGGCTCGGTGCGGTGGCCGTCGTCGCCGTGCTCGCGGCGGTGCCGCTGTTCCTCGCGCCGTTCGCCACCACGACGCTCACCCGCATCCTGGTGTTCGCGCTGTTCGCGGTGAGCCTCGACCTGCTCGTCGGCGTGACGGGCCTCCCGTCGCTCGGGCACGCTGCCTACTTCGGCGCGGGCGCCTACGCCGCGGGCTGGGTCTCGATCCACGTCACGGCGGAGGCGCCGGTGCCGCTGCTGGTCGGGGCCGCGGTCGGGGCGGTGGCCGCCGCGCTCACCGGCTGGATCACGGTCCGCAGCGCGGGAGTGTTCTTCCTGATGCTCACGCTCGCCATCGGCGAGGTCGTGCAGCAGCTGGGCAACGCGTGGGACTCGGTCACCGGGGGCGCGAACGGCCTCACCGGGATCCCGTCGGTGCGGGTCGCAGGGGCGCCGCTCGCGAACGCCGGGTTCACCTACTGGTACGTGCTCGCGGTGTTCCTCCTCGGGTTCGCGCTCGTCTGGCTGGTGGCGCGGTCGCCGTTCGGGGCCGCGCTGCGGGGGATCCGGGACAACGAGCCGCGGATGCGCGCGATCGGATACCCGACATCGCTCTACAAGTACGCGGTGTTCGTGCTCGCAGGCGGCGTCGCGGGCCTGGCGGGGTCGCTGCTCGCGGCGCAGGCGCGGTTCGTCGCGCTGCCCGACATGGGCTTCGTGACGGCGGCGTTCGCGCTGCTCGCCGTCGTCATCGGCGGGGCCGGGTCGCTGTGGGGCGCGTGCCTCGGCGCGGCGCTGGTGATCGTCGTCAGGGACGCGCTCGGGCCGAGCCTCGGCGGGCACGGCACGCTGCTGCTCGGTGCGGTGTTCGTGCTGGTCGTCTACGTGCTCCCGCGCGGGGCGGCGGGTATCCGGCTGCGCCGTCGGAGGTCGTCGTGA
- a CDS encoding ABC transporter ATP-binding protein produces the protein MNALRCTGLGRSFGALKAVDGVDLAVEPGARHALIGPNGAGKSTLFKLVTGTMRAHAGTVELAGRDVTRLSDVARCRLGMSQTMQHASLFGSMTAAETVALAAARHEGGRISPLPRRRPAVRARAEELLAEVGLADRRDVPVPALSHGERKQLEVALALACRPSLLLLDEPAAGMSPAESARLLTLLSALPAEITVLFVEHDLDLVFSLADSVTVLHLGRVLLSGTPDEVRASEAVREAYLGAGRREELFLS, from the coding sequence GTGAACGCTCTGCGGTGCACGGGCCTCGGCCGGTCCTTCGGCGCGCTCAAGGCCGTCGACGGGGTCGATCTCGCGGTGGAACCGGGCGCCCGGCACGCGCTGATCGGGCCGAACGGTGCCGGGAAGTCGACCCTGTTCAAGCTGGTCACCGGCACCATGCGGGCGCACGCGGGCACCGTGGAGCTGGCCGGGCGCGACGTCACCCGGCTGTCGGATGTGGCGCGCTGCCGGCTCGGGATGAGCCAGACGATGCAGCACGCGAGCCTGTTCGGGTCGATGACGGCGGCCGAGACCGTCGCGCTTGCGGCGGCCCGGCACGAGGGCGGGCGGATCTCGCCGCTGCCGCGCAGGCGTCCGGCGGTGCGGGCCCGCGCCGAGGAGCTGCTCGCCGAGGTCGGGCTCGCCGACCGCCGCGACGTGCCCGTCCCGGCCCTCTCGCACGGCGAGCGCAAGCAGCTGGAGGTGGCGCTCGCGCTGGCCTGCCGCCCGTCGCTGCTGCTGCTCGACGAGCCTGCGGCCGGCATGTCGCCCGCCGAGAGCGCGCGACTGCTCACGCTGCTGTCCGCGCTGCCCGCGGAGATCACGGTGCTCTTCGTGGAGCACGACCTGGATCTGGTGTTCTCCCTCGCCGACTCCGTCACCGTGCTGCACCTCGGGCGGGTGCTGCTGTCCGGCACGCCCGACGAGGTGCGCGCGAGCGAGGCCGTGCGCGAGGCGTACCTGGGGGCGGGCCGCCGCGAGGAGTTGTTCCTGTCATGA